A window of the Hordeum vulgare subsp. vulgare chromosome 5H, MorexV3_pseudomolecules_assembly, whole genome shotgun sequence genome harbors these coding sequences:
- the LOC123452838 gene encoding non-specific lipid transfer protein GPI-anchored 13-like, with product MAVAAHRRGALAVALVALMAAVGPAGADYAADSKLCADKLAVLATCLPFVEATATARAPTPDCCVGLREVLGGSKTCLCVLIKDRDDPALGIKANVTRAMDLPSACSVPAVLSDCPKLLHISPDSKEADIFKQYALHKGKNATAVAGTAGGKSADAVYGEGRHTTVVFAVVVSALLASLFVLA from the exons ATGGCTGTCGCGGCTCACCGTCGTGGCGCACTGGCGGTGGCGCTGGTGGCGTTGATGGCGGCAGTCGGTCCGGCGGGCGCGGACTACGCGGCGGACAGCAAGCTGTGCGCGGACAAGCTGGCCGTGCTGGCGACGTGCCTGCCGTTCGTtgaggcgacggcgacggcgcgcGCGCCGACGCCGGACTGCTGCGTCGGGCTCCGGGAGGTCCTGGGCGGCAGCAAGACGTGCCTGTGCGTGCTGATCAAGGACCGCGACGACCCGGCCCTCGGGATCAAGGCCAACGTCACCCGCGCCATGGACCTCCCCTCCGCCTGCTCCGTCCCCGCCGTCCTCTCCGACTGCCCCA AGCTTCTTCACATCTCGCCGGACTCCAAGGAGGCGGACATCTTCAAGCAGTATGCGCTTCACAAGGGGAAGAACGCCACCGCCG TTGCAGGGACTGCCGGCGGGAAGAGCGCCGACGCGGTGTATGGTGAAGGGAGGCACACGACGGTCGTCTTTGCCGTCGTCGTGTCGGCGCTGCTTGCCTCCCTCTTTGTTCTCGCATGA
- the LOC123452837 gene encoding uncharacterized protein LOC123452837, producing the protein MSGRLLAAHISTSTKLWGKRSISSLLIPHRPVASLELPPRISMASSEPPPPSKMKSAPAAPTTIRGLGDDLLREVFLRLPSLPSLVRAALTCPAFLRAVRSSPAFRRRFLERHPAPLLGIFLDIYKPAMPAFVPVRRRSDPDHAAAIHGADVFLARLPDDEDAGEDDGPGWSMTSCRDGYVVLVNRSTKRAAVYDPLTRGLHLLRAPPVEICEEDAGKTKFEYHVVAPDKDRRSFRVLCISRKMDEEWWGHQVQVAVFSPASREWEIFPKAGSLQNWAIGNGKLVDGSVYWTSGRGSGQFHVLNTGTLQFSEIDLPPERNVWGSALPPEPNVWGSPERNVWGSALPPEPNVWRLPEPNVWGSSEPNVWGSSEPNVWGSSEPNVWGSHGGWGSALPAFKVGETSGGKPCLAREAELTLEVWVWRAAAADDNVDRWMPHTTFPMPDAIGKLELQTADEGWRSPIQVVTIISGTVYLSFNQRSFGTKDTTWLLSFCIETEELKKVCPITCSIDESYYPYVMAWPPVLVGCKVNSELQGV; encoded by the coding sequence ATGTCGGGCCGACTCCTCGCTGCTCACATCTCGACCTCTACAAAACTCTGGGGAAAGCGCAGCATCTCATCGCTTCTGATTCCCCACCGTCCCGTGGCCTCCCTTGAACTGCCGCCGCGGATCTCCATGGCCTCCagtgagccgccgccgccgtccaagATGAAATCCGCACCAGCCGCTCCAACCACCATACGCGGCCTCGGGGACGACCTCCTGCGCGAGGTGTTCCTCCGGCTGCCCTCCCTCCCTAGCCTCGTCCGAGCCGCCCTCACCTGCCCCGCCTTCCTCCGAGCCGTCCGTTCGTCCCCTGCGTTCCGCCGCCGCTTCCTCGAGCGCCACCCGGCCCCACTCCTAGGCATCTTCCTCGACATCTACAAGCCCGCCATGCCCGCCTTCGTGCCCGTCCGCCGCCGATCCGACCCGGACCACGCCGCCGCCATCCACGGCGCCGACGTGTTCCTCGCCCGCCTCCCCGACGACGAAGACGCAGGCGAAGACGACGGCCCCGGGTGGTCGATGACCTCGTGCCGCGACGGGTACGTGGTCCTCGTCAACCGGAGCACCAAGCGGGCGGCCGTCTACGACCCCCTCACACGGGGTCTGCATCTCCTCCGCGCGCCACCCGTTGAGATCTGCGAAGAAGACGCCGGAAAGACCAAATTTGAGTACCACGTGGTCGCCCCCGATAAGGACCGCCGGTCGTTCCGCGTCCTCTGCATCTCgaggaagatggatgaagagtggTGGGGACATCAAGTGCAGGTCGCCGTCTTCTCACCGGCCAGCAGGGAGTGGGAGATCTTCCCGAAAGCGGGGAGCCTGCAAAACTGGGCTATAGGCAATGGTAAGCTTGTGGATGGGTCAGTTTACTGGACATCTGGAAGGGGAAGTGGTCAGTTCCACGTGCTCAACACTGGAACACTACAGTTCTCCGAGATCGATCTGCCGCCGGAGCGTAATGTTTGGGGATCGGCTTTGCCGCCGGAGCCTAATGTATGGGGATCGCCGGAGCGTAATGTATGGGGATCGGCTTTGCCGCCGGAGCCTAATGTATGGAGATTGCCGGAGCCTAATGTATGGGGATCGTCGGAGCCTAATGTATGGGGATCGTCGGAGCCTAATGTATGGGGATCGTCGGAGCCTAATGTATGGGGATCGCACGGTGGATGGGGATCGGCTTTGCCGGCTTTCAAGGTTGGTGAGACCAGCGGTGGGAAGCCCTGCTTGGCCCGGGAAGCTGAGCTCACGCTTGAAGTTTGGGTCTGgagagccgccgccgccgacgacaaTGTCGACCGATGGATGCCGCACACGACATTTCCGATGCCGGATGCGATTGGTAAACTTGAGCTACAAACCGCGGATGAAGGATGGCGCAGCCCTATACAGGTTGTGACTATCATCAGTGGCACTGTGTATTTGTCTTTCAACCAACGGTCGTTTGGTACAAAAGATACTACCTGGTTGCTATCCTTCTGTATCGAAACAGAGGAGCTGAAGAAGGTCTGCCCTATCACTTGCTCTATTGATGAATCTTACTACCCCTACGTCATGGCGTGGCCTCCTGTTCTGGTAGGCTGTAAGGTGAACTCTGAACTCCAAGGGGTTTGA